A part of Paenibacillus sp. IHBB 10380 genomic DNA contains:
- a CDS encoding DedA family protein yields MEWAMEFITQYGYLAIYILLAIGIVGLPVPDEVVMTVVGFLISTMALNFLMSVLVSFAGAITGMTISYMIGKKVGKPLFNKYGRWVGMTPKRFNKVEDWFVRFGPWAIVLGYFIPGIRQVTFYISGISVMPFKKYLFVAGLSGLSWVLIFISIGYYIGVIM; encoded by the coding sequence ATGGAGTGGGCCATGGAATTCATAACACAATATGGATATTTAGCTATTTATATATTGCTTGCTATTGGAATTGTTGGCCTTCCAGTACCTGACGAGGTTGTCATGACGGTTGTAGGCTTTTTGATCTCCACAATGGCGCTAAATTTTCTGATGTCTGTTTTGGTAAGTTTTGCGGGAGCAATTACTGGGATGACGATTAGCTACATGATAGGTAAGAAAGTAGGTAAACCTCTATTTAATAAATATGGTAGATGGGTAGGTATGACACCGAAACGCTTCAATAAAGTAGAAGACTGGTTTGTTCGATTCGGGCCTTGGGCCATTGTGTTAGGTTATTTTATTCCTGGAATAAGACAAGTTACCTTTTATATTTCTGGTATTAGCGTTATGCCCTTCAAGAAATATTTATTTGTAGCGGGATTAAGCGGATTAAGTTGGGTTTTGATTTTTATTTCTATTGGATATTATATTGGGGTTATTATGTGA
- the pssA gene encoding CDP-diacylglycerol--serine O-phosphatidyltransferase, which produces MMKLFWLPSACTAANLAAGVISLKLTIDGEYIAAFVLVMIAAFWDVLDGLLARLLHVSSEYGKNLDSIADVISFGVAPIFLMFLNNLQDMPRMSELVIVIFPVCGALRLARFNIQPKESATKGFIGLPITAAGVILAGVSVLGAYVHTTMMIIIVCLLSCLMISRIPFPSFKK; this is translated from the coding sequence ATGATGAAGTTATTTTGGTTGCCTTCTGCCTGCACCGCAGCGAATCTCGCTGCAGGGGTAATCTCATTGAAGTTGACCATTGACGGAGAATATATCGCTGCTTTTGTATTGGTGATGATTGCGGCATTTTGGGATGTATTAGATGGTCTACTAGCGAGATTACTACATGTGAGCAGCGAATATGGCAAAAACTTAGATTCTATTGCTGATGTCATTTCTTTTGGAGTAGCACCTATATTTCTGATGTTTCTAAATAACTTGCAGGACATGCCGCGGATGAGTGAATTAGTTATTGTTATTTTTCCAGTCTGTGGTGCACTACGTCTGGCAAGATTCAATATTCAGCCCAAAGAGTCAGCAACGAAAGGTTTTATTGGACTACCTATTACAGCCGCGGGCGTCATACTGGCTGGTGTTTCGGTATTGGGAGCGTACGTTCATACGACGATGATGATTATTATCGTTTGTTTACTATCTTGTTTAATGATTAGTCGTATACCATTCCCATCTTTCAAAAAATGA
- a CDS encoding sensor histidine kinase: MKKQGVTFKLFAVTVSFFLCFYGLFTLGQLLFFENFYQYQKINRVESSLKKFSNDYARANWDSERVSTEAAKVMTQNKNHLAIVTLDGKVKFDDPYHIKIKQDNGQLTDVSISLFMSQYREQFMAAQIRLGDQLDVEGEKDGRSSSQLLYPIRISKEGGPSIGSQTNGRAEFQTKQVSGKVVSFLLPNRKALSLRQGMLLMALEDWFPLSEDHMRQLQRGVVVKEEWTEPWSGMRNIIVVQPIQSNQPTPELIFSVTSLQEISEANEALRWFYLYLGIGGVCIMVIMSFMYSKMVTKPLISINQVAKRMAKLDFTTPTPVRRNDEFGSLSDSLHTLSRTLDSTLHELKEANRQLVVDMEQKQKMERIQQDFFSSASHELKTPLSIIKGFAEGLHDGVSAGKQDHYIQVIIEESEKMEVLVKDMLDLAKLESGTVKLRKTPLLLSDLVEEVVAKLVHLLKDKQLQAIVIPTNEMPIQADVGRLEQVIFNMIVNAIRYAELGSSIMIRIQSSKESTMFAIENKGIHIPEEQLELVWERFYRAEPSRNREMGGTGIGLSIVKHILDLHRCRYAAENIHEGVRFVVWFED, encoded by the coding sequence ATGAAGAAACAAGGAGTTACATTTAAACTATTTGCTGTGACAGTCTCATTTTTTCTGTGTTTCTATGGATTGTTTACTTTAGGGCAACTCCTATTCTTTGAGAATTTCTATCAGTATCAAAAAATTAATCGTGTTGAGAGCAGCTTGAAGAAGTTCAGCAACGATTATGCACGAGCTAATTGGGATTCAGAACGTGTCTCCACAGAAGCAGCCAAGGTAATGACACAGAATAAAAATCACCTTGCGATCGTAACATTAGATGGAAAAGTAAAATTTGACGATCCCTATCATATCAAAATTAAGCAAGATAATGGTCAATTAACGGATGTGTCCATTTCCTTGTTTATGAGTCAATATAGAGAACAATTTATGGCTGCTCAAATTCGTTTGGGTGATCAGTTAGACGTGGAAGGTGAGAAGGATGGGCGATCATCTTCCCAATTGCTGTATCCTATTCGTATTAGTAAAGAAGGTGGTCCTTCCATAGGGAGTCAGACCAATGGAAGGGCTGAATTTCAGACCAAGCAAGTGTCTGGTAAAGTAGTAAGTTTCTTATTACCTAATAGGAAAGCATTGAGCCTGCGCCAGGGCATGCTTCTAATGGCTTTGGAAGATTGGTTTCCCTTATCTGAGGATCATATGAGACAATTACAGCGTGGAGTGGTCGTCAAAGAGGAATGGACGGAGCCTTGGAGTGGCATGCGTAACATCATTGTTGTTCAACCGATTCAATCTAATCAGCCGACACCTGAGCTTATATTCTCAGTCACGTCACTTCAAGAAATAAGTGAAGCGAATGAGGCCTTACGTTGGTTTTATCTATATTTGGGAATCGGCGGAGTCTGTATTATGGTGATTATGTCATTCATGTATTCCAAAATGGTGACTAAACCATTAATTTCAATAAATCAAGTCGCCAAACGGATGGCGAAGCTAGATTTCACTACGCCTACTCCAGTCAGACGTAATGATGAATTTGGGAGTCTGTCAGATAGTTTGCATACCTTATCAAGAACATTAGACAGCACACTTCATGAATTGAAAGAAGCCAATCGGCAATTAGTAGTTGATATGGAGCAGAAACAGAAGATGGAGCGGATTCAACAAGATTTTTTCTCAAGTGCTTCACATGAATTAAAAACACCTTTAAGTATCATTAAAGGATTTGCTGAGGGACTACACGATGGAGTGAGTGCAGGGAAGCAAGATCATTATATACAGGTCATTATTGAAGAGTCAGAGAAAATGGAAGTGCTTGTTAAGGATATGCTTGATTTAGCAAAGCTTGAATCGGGTACGGTCAAATTAAGGAAAACACCGTTATTGTTAAGTGATCTTGTGGAAGAAGTTGTAGCTAAACTTGTTCACCTACTGAAAGACAAACAATTACAAGCTATCGTGATTCCTACTAATGAAATGCCAATTCAGGCCGATGTGGGCAGACTTGAACAAGTGATATTTAATATGATTGTGAATGCAATCCGTTATGCTGAATTGGGGAGCTCAATCATGATTAGAATTCAGAGCTCCAAAGAATCTACCATGTTTGCGATAGAGAATAAGGGGATCCATATCCCCGAGGAGCAGCTCGAACTCGTGTGGGAACGATTCTATCGCGCCGAACCTTCAAGAAATCGGGAAATGGGAGGCACGGGGATAGGGTTATCCATAGTGAAGCATATACTAGACTTACATCGTTGTAGATATGCAGCAGAGAACATTCATGAAGGAGTCCGATTTGTTGTTTGGTTTGAGGACTAA
- a CDS encoding response regulator transcription factor, which yields MSRKVLLVEDERRIREIVADYFKQQQWTVYEADNGKSALEMFEMDKPNLIILDILMPGMDGWTVCKQIRNQSDVPIILLTAKSDDDDKIHGFELGADDYVTKPFSPKVLVVRANTLMKRFEGLVSPQSHILRFGQAVLNTLAHRLNIEDTEIELTPKEYELLQFLIQNKGIVLSRDTILDRVWGLDFDGDSRVVDTHIKKLRSKLGHESRYIRTVIGTGYRFEEEE from the coding sequence TTGAGTAGAAAAGTCCTCCTTGTTGAAGATGAACGAAGAATCCGAGAAATCGTAGCGGATTATTTCAAGCAGCAACAGTGGACCGTCTATGAAGCTGATAATGGCAAGAGCGCCTTGGAGATGTTCGAGATGGACAAGCCTAATTTGATTATTTTAGATATTTTAATGCCTGGTATGGATGGATGGACAGTTTGTAAGCAGATACGCAATCAGTCTGATGTACCTATCATATTATTGACTGCTAAATCTGATGATGATGATAAAATACATGGATTTGAGCTTGGAGCCGATGATTATGTCACGAAACCTTTCAGCCCCAAAGTGCTGGTTGTTCGTGCCAATACTTTAATGAAAAGGTTCGAGGGTTTGGTTAGTCCTCAGTCACATATTCTACGCTTTGGTCAGGCTGTATTGAATACATTAGCACATCGTCTAAACATAGAAGATACAGAGATCGAACTAACACCGAAAGAGTATGAACTATTGCAATTTCTGATTCAGAACAAAGGTATAGTATTATCTAGAGATACAATTCTTGATCGTGTGTGGGGTTTGGATTTCGATGGTGATTCACGGGTAGTGGATACACATATCAAAAAATTGCGAAGTAAACTAGGGCATGAATCTCGTTATATTCGAACGGTAATCGGAACAGGATATAGATTTGAGGAAGAAGAATGA
- a CDS encoding SRPBCC family protein — protein sequence METNHQNKLEDVIQTVIFEASIQNVWDTVSTADGIASWFMPNDFQLKEGHEFHLQSPFGPSPCKVIEIDAPNRLSFTWDTDGWVVTFMLKELGDKTEFTLIHSGWKQPDTILPKANEKSSVIRDRMGHGWVQIVNERLKKVVEG from the coding sequence ATGGAAACAAACCATCAGAATAAACTTGAAGATGTTATACAAACCGTTATTTTTGAAGCATCTATTCAAAACGTATGGGATACAGTATCGACTGCAGATGGCATTGCATCCTGGTTCATGCCCAATGATTTCCAACTCAAAGAAGGACATGAATTCCATTTGCAATCACCTTTTGGTCCATCTCCATGCAAAGTAATAGAAATTGATGCTCCGAATAGACTTTCTTTTACATGGGATACCGATGGTTGGGTTGTTACATTCATGTTAAAAGAGTTGGGGGATAAAACGGAGTTTACTCTCATTCATAGTGGATGGAAACAACCTGATACAATCCTCCCGAAAGCGAACGAGAAAAGCTCCGTTATTCGTGACAGAATGGGACACGGTTGGGTTCAGATTGTTAATGAAAGACTTAAAAAGGTTGTCGAGGGTTAA
- a CDS encoding ArsR/SmtB family transcription factor: MIPSTAKRDVFQALADPTRREVLRLLAEKELPISEITSHFSMSRTAVAKHLHILSEAELVRGRKIGREKIYWLKPEPLTELKQWLSFYEQFWTNKCSTLKHVVENGDIGLKAIETEPNKLDK, translated from the coding sequence ATGATACCCTCAACTGCAAAGCGTGATGTATTTCAAGCTCTTGCTGACCCCACTCGTAGAGAGGTACTTCGATTGCTTGCTGAAAAGGAATTACCCATTTCAGAAATAACATCCCATTTTTCCATGAGCCGTACAGCCGTTGCAAAACACCTTCATATCCTTTCAGAAGCAGAGCTAGTCCGTGGACGTAAGATAGGTAGAGAAAAAATTTATTGGTTGAAACCAGAACCCTTAACAGAATTAAAACAGTGGCTTTCCTTTTACGAACAGTTTTGGACCAATAAATGTTCAACCCTTAAACATGTGGTTGAAAATGGGGATATTGGATTAAAAGCCATTGAAACAGAACCTAATAAACTGGATAAATAA
- a CDS encoding L,D-transpeptidase family protein produces MQRRNVMLVFICLVLLWGTAFVDKAAAAEVVSSDFIIVNKKTNKLAYFRNGKLDKVFSVATGKDPSLTPEGSFKIVNKIKNRPYYKEKIAGGDPRNPLGDRWLGLEVNGTKGTTYAIHGNNNVNSIGKYVSAGCIRMKNDEIHWLFSQIKLNIVAIITSSNLSFEQIAINNGKLSNMKVLTGKLMIDGKKNTLKEPLVLEDSRVYIPLRESVKLLGGNLQWNNKTETITMLVNGRTITHKPLTNKATVDGTNVKIIESRYQGETVMLSLKSLLQLSGLQGKWDSKSNAAIINN; encoded by the coding sequence TTGCAACGAAGAAACGTGATGCTGGTATTTATTTGTTTAGTTTTATTATGGGGTACCGCCTTTGTAGACAAAGCGGCAGCGGCAGAAGTGGTTAGTTCTGATTTTATTATCGTGAACAAGAAAACGAACAAATTGGCTTATTTTAGAAATGGAAAGTTAGACAAAGTATTCTCGGTAGCTACAGGGAAAGATCCTAGCTTGACACCGGAAGGTAGCTTCAAAATTGTGAACAAAATAAAAAACAGGCCTTATTACAAAGAGAAGATTGCCGGAGGGGATCCTCGAAATCCTTTAGGTGATAGGTGGCTAGGGTTAGAAGTGAATGGGACTAAGGGAACAACGTATGCTATTCATGGTAACAATAATGTGAATTCTATTGGGAAATATGTAAGTGCAGGTTGTATAAGGATGAAGAACGACGAGATCCATTGGTTGTTCTCACAAATTAAATTAAATATTGTTGCTATCATAACTTCTTCCAATTTATCGTTTGAACAGATTGCGATCAACAATGGGAAACTGTCTAATATGAAGGTGCTTACGGGAAAACTGATGATTGACGGTAAGAAAAATACATTGAAAGAACCTCTTGTACTTGAAGATTCCCGCGTCTATATTCCACTCAGGGAGTCCGTTAAATTACTTGGAGGTAATCTTCAATGGAACAATAAAACAGAGACCATCACCATGTTGGTGAATGGCCGCACAATTACTCATAAACCACTTACCAACAAAGCGACAGTGGACGGAACGAACGTTAAAATTATAGAATCTCGGTACCAAGGTGAAACAGTAATGCTTTCTTTAAAGAGTTTACTTCAATTATCAGGCTTACAAGGAAAATGGGATTCCAAGTCTAATGCTGCTATCATTAATAACTAG
- a CDS encoding histidine kinase: MDNFRRKKPEEILQSISKLHQGRLKVYIGSVSGSGKTYHMLREGQSLKSQGIDVVICAVSTMQRAETIEQIGDLERVPSIHWWKNGIEKKDLDLDALIERNPEVVLVDGLAHRNREDAPLSTRLEDIQRLISHGMSVITTVNVYELEDVRSVAQKLTKIEVAETVPTDTLNLADEVVLIDVTPEKMLTRVAEGKLSLDDKEIFKRGNLAILRELTLRLVAEGVNDSLEKYREEWGLIGPSGAGERILVSTQYHWNGSIYMRRGQQIAKRLNGDLLVVTFVNKDKELTREAAAFKRSQLKLANRIGAEFEELPLCARRELPRVLVHYALENNVTRILLGHSKQTRWQELWHGSIVHDMLKKTRNVDIFIVADRAEHDGERILPTKISKPEEDKELFRRLSSQELDQKIEQIKRGTFQVYIGAAPGVGKTFTMLREGNHLLKKGIDVCVGLLETHGRNDTQAQVNLLEILPRKVIEYRGTQLAEMDTAEIIRRNPEVVLVDELAHTNVPGSQYKKRYEDVLEILAAGISVITTVNVQHLESLNDAVEQITGVRVRETIPDHILRLADEVQLIDVTPQSLQQRMKDGKIYNMKKVHQALNNFFRTGNLIALRELALREIADDVDERLEAWERNNSLRGPWRRKEVIYVCINNTLHAERLIRRGFRIANRLKAIWYVTFVQLEHADSTAVMTEQLEALKKLTERLGGKFEIQTTRRRKHIPDVLVSKANEYQATQMIVGQSKTKLWKEVWQGSIIKKLLRATRHLDVLVVADFEPLN, encoded by the coding sequence ATGGATAATTTCAGAAGAAAAAAACCGGAAGAGATCTTGCAGTCCATCTCCAAGCTACATCAAGGCCGGTTGAAAGTTTATATTGGTTCTGTTAGCGGTTCTGGAAAAACGTATCATATGTTACGTGAAGGACAATCTCTTAAAAGCCAAGGCATTGATGTTGTAATCTGTGCTGTTTCTACGATGCAGCGTGCAGAGACGATAGAACAAATCGGGGATCTAGAACGTGTCCCGAGTATTCACTGGTGGAAGAATGGAATAGAGAAAAAGGATTTGGACTTGGATGCATTGATCGAAAGGAATCCTGAGGTTGTACTTGTGGACGGTTTGGCTCACCGAAATCGGGAAGATGCCCCATTGAGTACACGATTAGAAGATATACAACGCTTGATCAGTCATGGCATGAGTGTCATTACGACCGTCAACGTGTATGAACTTGAAGATGTGCGGTCAGTTGCACAAAAACTAACTAAGATTGAGGTTGCTGAAACGGTACCTACAGATACGCTGAATCTAGCTGATGAAGTGGTACTGATTGATGTTACCCCCGAGAAGATGCTAACCCGTGTTGCTGAAGGGAAATTAAGTCTCGACGACAAAGAAATCTTTAAACGTGGAAATTTGGCGATACTCCGTGAGCTAACGTTACGATTAGTAGCTGAAGGGGTCAATGATTCACTCGAAAAGTATCGTGAAGAATGGGGACTTATCGGCCCGTCAGGTGCAGGTGAACGTATCCTTGTCTCAACACAGTATCATTGGAATGGTTCGATTTACATGCGTAGAGGGCAACAAATTGCCAAGAGGCTGAATGGTGATTTGCTTGTCGTGACTTTTGTGAACAAGGATAAGGAGCTTACCAGAGAGGCGGCAGCGTTTAAAAGATCACAGCTTAAGCTTGCTAATCGAATCGGAGCCGAGTTTGAGGAACTTCCATTATGTGCAAGAAGGGAGTTACCTAGGGTTTTGGTCCATTATGCACTTGAGAATAATGTGACACGTATCTTGCTTGGACATTCCAAACAAACGCGATGGCAAGAGTTGTGGCATGGGTCCATCGTGCATGATATGTTGAAAAAAACGCGCAATGTAGATATCTTCATCGTTGCGGATCGTGCAGAACACGATGGAGAACGAATCCTGCCTACAAAAATTTCCAAACCAGAGGAAGATAAGGAATTATTTCGCCGTTTAAGTTCTCAGGAATTGGACCAAAAAATTGAACAAATCAAGCGGGGTACTTTTCAAGTGTACATCGGTGCTGCTCCGGGTGTCGGAAAAACCTTTACCATGCTACGTGAAGGGAATCATCTGCTCAAAAAAGGAATCGATGTCTGCGTTGGATTACTGGAAACACATGGTCGTAATGACACACAAGCACAAGTTAATCTTTTAGAAATATTACCGAGAAAGGTGATTGAATATAGAGGAACCCAATTAGCAGAGATGGATACAGCGGAAATAATCCGAAGAAATCCAGAGGTCGTATTAGTCGATGAACTGGCACATACCAATGTCCCGGGTAGTCAATATAAAAAAAGATATGAAGATGTTCTTGAAATCTTGGCAGCGGGAATCTCGGTCATTACAACGGTCAATGTACAGCATTTGGAGAGCCTAAATGATGCAGTTGAACAAATTACTGGTGTACGAGTTAGAGAGACGATTCCAGATCATATTCTAAGGCTTGCGGATGAAGTCCAGTTAATAGACGTTACGCCTCAATCGCTGCAACAGCGCATGAAAGACGGCAAAATTTATAATATGAAAAAGGTTCATCAAGCGCTCAATAATTTTTTTAGAACGGGTAACTTGATTGCACTTAGAGAATTGGCATTACGGGAAATCGCTGATGATGTTGATGAGAGATTAGAGGCTTGGGAACGAAATAACTCTTTAAGAGGTCCGTGGAGACGGAAAGAAGTGATTTATGTGTGCATCAACAATACTCTGCATGCAGAAAGATTGATTCGAAGGGGGTTTCGGATTGCCAACCGCCTGAAGGCGATTTGGTATGTTACATTTGTTCAGTTGGAGCACGCAGACAGTACGGCGGTCATGACTGAGCAACTAGAAGCTCTAAAGAAACTTACTGAACGGTTAGGAGGGAAGTTTGAGATTCAAACGACGAGAAGGCGGAAGCACATACCTGATGTTCTGGTATCAAAAGCCAATGAATACCAAGCCACACAGATGATCGTGGGTCAATCGAAAACTAAGTTGTGGAAAGAAGTATGGCAAGGCTCCATCATAAAAAAACTCCTTCGTGCGACCAGACACTTGGATGTTCTCGTTGTCGCTGATTTTGAACCCTTGAATTAA
- the kdpC gene encoding potassium-transporting ATPase subunit KdpC has protein sequence MNKTLNTSLKTVGLSLSTAIRCSLVLIVLCGIVYPLVSTGAAQLLMPDKANGSLIQNSQGEVIGSELIGQNFTDPKYFQGRVSSIEYKAEASGTNNYAPSNPELLKRTQESIAAWEQSNPDVPVSKLPIDLITNSGSGLDPHITPESAKVQIPRISKLLGISEAQLGNLVEANTEGRDLGVFGEPRVNVLKLNIALKETFNK, from the coding sequence ATGAATAAAACGTTAAATACAAGCTTGAAAACAGTGGGCCTCTCCCTTAGTACTGCCATAAGATGTAGTCTGGTGCTTATTGTATTGTGCGGCATCGTGTACCCGCTTGTAAGTACAGGAGCGGCACAACTGTTAATGCCCGATAAAGCAAATGGTAGCCTTATTCAGAACAGTCAAGGTGAAGTGATAGGCTCGGAATTAATCGGACAGAATTTTACAGATCCAAAGTATTTTCAAGGTAGAGTATCGAGCATCGAGTATAAAGCCGAGGCATCTGGAACCAATAACTATGCTCCTTCCAATCCAGAATTGTTGAAGAGAACGCAAGAGTCCATTGCTGCATGGGAGCAAAGTAATCCCGACGTACCCGTAAGCAAGCTTCCCATTGACTTGATTACGAACTCAGGCTCTGGTCTGGACCCTCATATTACACCAGAGTCAGCTAAAGTTCAGATACCACGGATCAGCAAACTGTTAGGGATATCTGAGGCCCAACTAGGTAATCTGGTTGAAGCAAATACGGAAGGACGCGATCTTGGTGTGTTCGGGGAACCACGCGTTAATGTGCTTAAATTGAACATAGCCTTGAAAGAAACTTTTAATAAATAA
- the kdpB gene encoding potassium-transporting ATPase subunit KdpB, which translates to MNANRKKLLTGDIVTKAIKDSFVKLNPVKMMKNPVMFVVEVGTFIVLLMTMFPNYFGTEDSIGFNLTVFLILLLTVLFANFAEALAEGRGKAQADSLKQSKKEITANKIVNGVLKQVPSTDLRKGDIVVVSQGEMIPGDGEVIEGLASVDESAITGESAAVIKEAGGDFSSVTGGTRVVSDKIKIKITSDPGESFIDRMIALVEGASRQKTPNEIALNTLLTSLTIIFLIVVVTLAPIARYLEIELTVPILISLLVCLIPTTIGGLLSAIGIAGMDRVTQFNVLAMSGKAVEAAGDINTMILDKTGTITFGNRMASAFIPVGSENQASVAEWAAISSVKDETPEGRSVLDLLKKQEQPFNESIAIDGEFIEFKAETRMSGIDLKDGRKVRKGAVDAVKKWVEGQGGTIPVDLGTKGDSIAREGGTPLAVAVDNQIFGLIYLKDTVKPGMKERFEQLRKMGIRTIMCTGDNSLTAETIAREAGVDEFIAESKPEDKIAVIKREQAQGKLVAMTGDGTNDAPALAQADVGLAMNSGTVAAKEAANMVDLDSDPSKIIEVVAIGKQLLMTRGALTTFSISNDVAKYFAIIPAMFMLAIPQMEALNVMGLGSPMSAILSALIFNAIIIPLLIPLAMRGVAYKPMSSNKLLQRNLFIYGLGGIVAPFVGIKLIDMVVHFWI; encoded by the coding sequence ATGAATGCAAATCGAAAAAAGTTATTAACCGGTGATATAGTGACAAAGGCGATAAAAGATAGCTTTGTGAAGTTGAACCCAGTCAAGATGATGAAAAATCCCGTGATGTTTGTGGTAGAAGTCGGGACATTCATTGTGCTACTCATGACGATGTTCCCAAATTACTTCGGTACGGAAGACAGTATCGGTTTTAATCTGACTGTATTTTTGATTTTGTTGTTAACGGTGCTGTTCGCTAACTTTGCTGAAGCTTTAGCAGAAGGACGTGGCAAGGCACAGGCCGATTCTTTGAAACAATCGAAGAAAGAGATCACAGCCAATAAAATAGTGAATGGCGTTCTGAAGCAAGTACCTTCAACCGACCTCCGTAAAGGGGATATCGTCGTCGTGTCACAAGGAGAGATGATTCCTGGTGACGGTGAGGTGATCGAAGGTCTGGCCTCTGTCGATGAATCCGCCATTACGGGTGAATCTGCAGCCGTTATTAAAGAAGCGGGTGGTGACTTTAGTTCGGTAACAGGCGGTACTCGGGTTGTCAGTGATAAGATCAAGATCAAAATTACAAGTGATCCTGGAGAGTCATTTATCGATCGTATGATCGCTCTGGTGGAGGGTGCTTCAAGACAAAAAACACCTAATGAAATTGCGTTGAACACCCTGCTAACAAGCTTGACGATCATTTTTTTGATTGTTGTCGTTACCCTTGCACCGATCGCAAGGTACTTGGAAATTGAGCTGACGGTTCCTATTCTTATATCTTTACTTGTATGCTTGATTCCAACAACGATTGGTGGGCTGCTGTCAGCTATCGGAATTGCAGGTATGGACCGTGTTACCCAATTCAACGTGCTGGCGATGTCGGGTAAAGCCGTTGAAGCCGCTGGCGATATTAACACGATGATTCTTGATAAGACAGGAACGATCACTTTCGGTAATCGAATGGCCAGCGCGTTTATTCCTGTTGGTTCAGAGAACCAAGCTTCAGTTGCGGAGTGGGCTGCAATTAGCTCCGTCAAAGACGAAACACCAGAAGGTCGCTCTGTGTTGGATCTTCTTAAAAAGCAAGAGCAACCTTTTAACGAATCCATCGCTATAGATGGCGAGTTTATCGAATTTAAAGCCGAAACTCGGATGAGTGGAATTGATCTGAAAGACGGTCGTAAAGTGCGTAAAGGCGCAGTCGATGCAGTGAAGAAATGGGTAGAAGGTCAAGGCGGCACAATACCCGTGGACTTGGGTACAAAAGGTGACTCGATTGCGAGGGAAGGCGGAACCCCGCTGGCCGTAGCGGTCGATAATCAAATCTTCGGACTGATCTATCTCAAAGATACTGTGAAACCGGGGATGAAAGAACGCTTCGAACAACTTCGTAAAATGGGGATTAGAACCATTATGTGTACGGGAGATAATTCATTGACGGCTGAAACCATTGCACGGGAGGCAGGTGTGGATGAGTTTATCGCTGAAAGTAAACCAGAAGATAAAATTGCTGTCATTAAGCGAGAACAAGCGCAAGGTAAGTTGGTAGCGATGACGGGGGATGGCACAAATGATGCCCCAGCACTAGCTCAAGCAGACGTAGGACTTGCGATGAACAGTGGTACGGTAGCAGCCAAGGAAGCGGCCAATATGGTCGATCTGGATTCCGACCCATCGAAGATCATTGAAGTGGTGGCTATCGGGAAGCAACTATTGATGACTCGTGGCGCACTAACGACATTTAGTATCTCAAACGACGTTGCCAAATATTTCGCTATCATTCCGGCCATGTTTATGCTAGCCATACCGCAAATGGAAGCTCTCAATGTCATGGGTTTAGGTTCGCCGATGTCCGCCATATTATCAGCATTGATTTTTAACGCGATCATCATTCCATTATTGATCCCACTTGCCATGAGAGGTGTCGCATACAAACCGATGAGCTCCAACAAACTGCTACAACGTAATCTTTTTATATATGGATTGGGTGGTATCGTAGCGCCGTTCGTCGGGATCAAGTTAATTGATATGGTTGTACATTTCTGGATTTAG